In Pseudophryne corroboree isolate aPseCor3 chromosome 7, aPseCor3.hap2, whole genome shotgun sequence, a single window of DNA contains:
- the LOC134945657 gene encoding E3 ubiquitin-protein ligase TRIM11-like: protein MASADLRQELDCSICLNIYTDPVTLRCGHNFCRVCIDHMLDTQEGWSEDYSCPECRAIFRIRPVLQRNITLCKIVGSFLSTRPGQEETGIFCTYCVDSPVPAAKSCLYCEASMCDNHLRVHSKSAEHVLCDPTTALGNRKCSVHKEIYKYYCPEDAACICVSCSLAGEHRGHLVEMLDEASEKKKEKLRNVLQKLTRKRAEAEKRVQSLQERRREDQGKAAGVIETVTALFRDIRRQLDDLEKRVLSEISRQKQRVSLPVSDLIQQLEIKKDELSGKMRHIEELCNMSDPVTVLQEPDTGDLCDTEDTERHDNQVRGAGDLDVGLISETLHTLSNIITGINTGIYVQGPTDILLDVTTAGNNIQISGDRKTASRSRLNQNHPVTAERFQSHPQVISSRGFSSGRHYWEVDVSKSVWWKVGMCYPSIDRRGDQSHIGYNNKSWCVYRWCNQYSVIHDRRNIRLPDNIPCDRVRVYLDYVAGQLSFYSLSNPIRHLHTYTAALTEPLYAVLCVWDGSITVSGGVRSWEKLP, encoded by the coding sequence atggcgtctgctgatctgagacaggagctggactgttccatctgcctgaacatttatacagatcctgtaaccctgagatgtggccacaacttctgtcgggtctgtattgaTCATATGCTGGATACACAGGAGGGATGGTCAGAAGATTATAGTTGTCCTGAATGTAGAGCAATATTCAGAATTCGTCCTGTACTGCAGAGGAATATAACGCTGTGCAAAATAGTGGGGAGTTTCCTATCTACTCGGCCAGGtcaggaggagactgggatcttctgcacttactgtgtggactctcctgtacctgctgctaaatcATGTCTGTATTGTGAGGCTTCTATGTGTGATAATCACCTAAGAGTGCACAGCAAGTCAGCAGAACACGTCTTATGTGATCCCACcactgccctggggaacaggaaatgTTCCGTCCATAAGGAGATCTACAAGTATTACTGCCCAGAGGACGCTGCCTGTATCTGTGTGTCCTGCAGTTTGGCTGGAGAACATCGGGGACACCTGGTGGAGATGCTGGATGAGGCctctgagaagaagaaggagaagctgaGGAATGTTCTGCAGAAACTGACCAGAAAGAGAGCGGAGGCTGAGAAAAGAGTCCAGAGTCTGCAGGAGCGCAGGAGAGAAGATCAGGGAAAAGCAGCTGGTGTAATAGAGACAGTCACTGccctgtttagagacatcaggagacagctggaTGACCTGGAGAAGAGAGTCCTGAGTGAGATCTCCAGGCAGAAACAGCGAGTTTCACTCCCAGTCTCtgatctgatccagcagctggaaataaagaaggacgagctgtccgggaagatgcgtcacattgaggagctgtgtaacatgtctgatccagtgactgtcttacaggaaccagacacaggggacttgtgtgacactgaggacacagagagacatgataaccaggtccgtggtgcaggagatctggatgtgggtctcatctcagagacattacacacattatctaatataataacagggataaatacagggatctatgtgcaaggacctacagacatattactggatgtaaccacagctggtaaTAATATACAGATATCAGGTGACAGGAAAACTGCATCCAGGTCACGTCTAAACCAAAATCACCCAGTAACAGCAGAGAGATTTCAGAGTCATCCTCAGGTAATAAGCAGCAGGGGAttctcctcagggcgacattactgggaggtggatgtcagTAAGTCAGTGTGGTGGAAGGTAGGGATGTGTTACCCCAGTATAGACAGGAGAGGAGATCAGTCACACATTGGATATAATAACAAGTCCTGGTGTGTGTATAGGTGGTGTAATCAGTACAGTGTGATACATGATAGGAGAAATATCCGGTTACCTGACAATATCCCCTGTGACAGAGTGAGGGTATATCTGGATTATGTGGCAGGACAGCTGTCCTTTTATTCTCTGTCTAaccccatcagacacttacacacctacACTGCCGCCCTCACTGAGCCCCTCTATGCTGTATTATGTGTATGGGATGGTTCTATAACTGTATCTGGGGGAGTCAGGAGCTGGGAGAAATTACCATAA